The DNA region ccttaaaaaacagatcatcctttttttctactcttttgaaatgaagtgtttataggcctttgaagtggagtgatggtatatatgtccaaaatggtgcagtgaaatggttaaatataaggtatgcatactatatgggatgtccccttcacaaacagatcatcctttttttctactcttttgaaatgaagtgtttataggcctttgaagtggagtgatgatatatacagtatgtccaaaacggtgcagtgaaatggttaaatatgaagtatgcatactgtatgggatgtccccttcacaaacagatcatcatttttttctactcttttgaaatgaagtgtttataggcctctgaagtggagtgatggtatatatttcgaatatggtgcagtgaaatggttaaatataaggtatgcatactgtatgggatgtccccttcaaaaacagatcataatttttttctactcttttgaaatgaagtgtttataggcctttgaagtggagtgatggtatatacagtatgtccaaaacggtacagtgaaatggttaaatatgaagtatgcatactgtatgggatgtccccttcacaaacagatcatcctttttttctactcttttgaaatgaagtgtttataggcctctgaagtggagtgatggtatatatttccaaaatggtgcagtgaaatggttaaatatgaggtatgcatactgtatgggacgtccccttaaaaaacagatcatccttttttctactcttttgaaatgaagtgtttaaaggcctttgaagtggagtgatggtatatatgtccaaaatagtgcagtgaaatggttaaatatgagctATGCATACtttatgggacgtccccttaaaaaacagatcatcctttttttctactcttttgaaatgaagtgtttataggcctctgaagtgagtgatggtatatatttcgaaaatgatgcagtgaaatggttaaatatgagctatgcatactgtatgggacgtccccttcaaaaacagatcatagttttttttatactttatttaaattaagtgtttatactgtaagacagaaagagagaaagaaagagaaagaaagaaaggaagagagagagagagagagagtaagagagaaagacaaaaagagagaaagaaagagaaaaagaaagagagaaaaaagaaagaaaaagaaagtaagagaaaaaagaaagagagaacgagagagagagagaaagaaagaaagaaagaaagagagatagagagagaaagagagagagagagagacagagagaaagtgaCATAGAGagacaaaatctcaaagctcatagcagagtttcatagctcttcagattcagatcaaatgaagatgttactgggggaagacagacacccatcagctgctgctaaattcatttatcagttacacaccatcagaaataatctacagccctgatcttgtacagtacttttattttacctctcatgtgcctccataaatgtacatttgtatacttcatatgtttaAATTccaaagtctactttatattacaaatatcctctgattctattttattttatttgcagtagtacttcatccatcacccagcaccttagcttaattgcaccttaatgtttgttaatattgtgttactgtatgtttcttgttttatgtataatgctttggcaatatagtaagtgacacaatcatgccaataaagttctttaaattgaaaattgacAGAGAGAGAacgacagaaagagagaaagaaagagaaaaatacagagaaagaaagaaagaaagaaagaaagaaagaaaaaaagaaagaaaggagaaagagagacagacagagagagagagaaagaaagaaagaaagaaaattatatattaatgagtTAGCAGTGTTACTGGAACAATCCAGCACACCCGGCCTCATCCTACACAACTCAGAGATTAAAGCTCTTCTGTATGCAGATGATCTGGTGCTATTGTCAGAcactgcacaaggtttacagcaACACCTGGACCTGCTGGAGAAATACTGTCAAAATTGGGCCCTGACGGTCAATCTgaagaaaactaaaattatgattttccagaaaaaaGCAAGATTACAAGATAACAGATACACATTTATTCTAGGAAACACTGCACTAGAACACACCTTACACTATGACTATCTTGGGTTAAAAATCAGCGCATCAGGCGGTTTTGGTCTCGCGGTAAATGCACTTAAAGAGAAAGCTAGACGAGCATTCTATGCCATCAAAggcaaatttaaacaaacagacattcctgctacagtttggtgtaaaatatttgatagtGTAATAATGCCCATAGCTCTGTACGGTTGTGAGGTTTGGGGTCCACAATgcctaacagattactccaaatgggacaaacatccaatggaatccctgcatgctgaattctgtagaaatattttaagagttcagagaagaacacctactaatgcatgcagggctgaattaggcagatatcccctaataatacacatccaaaaacgctcccttaaattctggtcacacttaaactcaagtcccccgaacacacttcaatatgaagcccttaaaacccaagagaagagacctaaaaccagtcccatctgtcaactggctctaaaactccagaccagcactaatgaacgcaaacaaaccacaataaaccaaatcattaaagaaagtcaaactttatatttggatcattgggataatgaaagtaaaaaccaaagtaaactagaatgttatcgggcactaaacagaaaatacagtctgtcagaatatctctccacagttagagatgtaaagcagagacgaatcctcactaaatacagactcagtgatcacagtctggcaatagagaaaggccgacatagacaaacatggctcccaaaagaagagcgaatctgtgtccattgtgacagtggtgagatcgagacagagacacactttctcctttactgtggtaaatataaagagcttagagaaaaacactttgacaaaatctcaaagctcataccagagtttcatagctcttcagactcagatcaaatgaagatgttactgggggaagacagacacccatcagctgctgctaaactcatttatcagttacacaccatcagaaataatccacagccctgatcttgtacagtacttttattttacctctcatctgcccccataaatgtacatttgaatacttcatatgtttatatttcaaagtctactttatattgtaaatatcctctgattctattttattttatttgcagtagtacttcatccatcacccagcaccttagcttaattgcaccttaatgttggttaatattgtgttattgtatggttctcgttttatgtataatgctttggcaatattgtaagtgacacaatcatgccaataaagttctttaaattgaaattgaaaattgaaattgaaagagacaaagagagagagagagagagagagagagagagcgagagagagagagagaaagcgagcgAGAGGAAACCAAGCGCTCTGAAAAGCGCGTTCTTTCTGCTTTTCTTGAAATTACCGTATGTATAGTAATAGGCGCACACGCTTAATTTGAAATGCGGCTGGCTTGACCATGTATTTTCGAACAGCGGCTGGCTTGACCGCGGTCTTTATTGTGACTGAAGTTAGGATGTGTATCAGACCAGCTGCAGAACTTTCTGGATTATTGAAATTCCTGCATTAACAGCATAGATAGATATACCTGCACATAACCTACTACAGTAACCACTGCGTAGCGTCTGTACACCCCATGGTAGCCAATACATTTAACATGTTACGCTTCAAAGAAACAGCGGCAATGCACATTTTAAGAAATGTAACTGAATGTTCTTACCATCTCAGGGTTAATGTCCGTGTGATTAGGATTGTACATTTATATCCTTTTTCCTATTTATTGTCCGCTGAGAACATGTGTTCTTCGTTCGGCACAAGAACTGACAGGTGATGACGTCAAAACATCGCGAGAGCTATTCGAAATAAGACGCCTCCGTATGATTCctcgaatcgctctcgtggTAATTAGACGTCATAcgcctgtcggttcttgcggtgTCTCACGAAGTTGAACACAGCCATTTCGTTCTAGCTGTACTCATTAGATTCCCTAGTGAAGCCACATTATCCAATCACAGGTTAGACCTAGATTTCGACCCAGCCCATTGGTTGAAATCAAACCAATAACAGCActactttcttgaaaaacattatttaattaaacaaatgtgtaaataCATAAGTCAAGTGCAAGACTGATAGATGTCCGATAAAATTCTGCAGGCAGGCAATTGTACACACGAGGTGAGTTTCTGGATAGGTTTCGTATTTATTTAGGAGAGCTTCAGGTATGCATAGcgtaaaatgtaaagaaacaaaaGTCACACAAGCCCATTAGTTAAAGCCATTGACACAAACAGTAAAACACTTTTGTTACAGTGACAACTTTTTGTTTATCAATCTTTAGTGTTATATATTTAACTTACTCTAGGAATCATTCAAGTAAAAACTTCAAGCgatattttaaattatgtttatttatcatcatcatctttcaCACAGGATTTTGATCTAGgagaatttttttaacagtgtgccGACTTACTTTTCGGGAGattaaaaacagatttatgGGTTTTAAGGTAAATTCACCTTCATTCAATTTTAGGAAAAAAACCGTTTAACCTCATAGGAGGCAAAGTACAGCACTAAAATGAATCACAGAAAATTCAAGTTATAGAAACTTTTACAGCAGAtctgttaaataattatttaggcagaaattaaaataaaatgtggagaacaaaataaaacaattgcaaTTTCATAAACAGCACCACATATATATAGTTATCGGTCAACTTTTAAATAACTACGCAATAGCACATAATTGGTCCACAAAAGTCTATAGCTGGCTTTCCATCACTGATTTTTtgcgcattttgaagtatcAAATAAAAAACGAGTGATGTAAACGCCAAATTTAGGATTAAAAATCCCTTAATTTGCAAAGCCATCACTGATTTTTtgcgcattttgaagtatcaaataaaaaaacaagtgatGTAAACGCCAAATTTAGGATTAAAAATCCCGTAATTTGCAATAAAGTTTTTGCGCCTGCTTGAGGTTGGTATtacagagcccctaaggggacatggagcaaaaattaaataaagtttggcATCACatgcgcacgcaaaactaaactttagattttttcgGTAGGTTTTTGacttatacaaaaaaaaaaacaagtaagagtaaatgtgaataatgggagatggaaacgcatttgccgAATAAATTCTGATGTAGCAAACATTAAACCCACGTGACGTTGTCTTTCCCATATATGGGAAAGCTGCAAGTGCCAGCATCAAAAATTctggatttcttttttctgtgcACAGCATATAAGCTTTACTGCTAGTAAATTTATAACTTACTAAATCGTAActaaatgcagtcctgtctTCATTTTCTAAGCGAGCCTTGTTTTGTTTACAGTTGGTTACCAATACCAACCGTTATTCGTtcaaacaacttgatggaaacgcacataatttgtatttgttttcattttttaagcgaattttgaaaagattcgctTCACGTTTCGATGGAAACCCAGTTTATGTGGTCTAGGCGTCAACTAAAAATATTCAGAAGGTACCTAGGAGGAAAGAACCTACAGGTGTCAATATTATTCCAACTCCTAATGCATTTCACTtcgaatgcattttttattttgttatcatATAAATAGATACAAATTTTCGCAGTCCTGTCCTGACTTTCATAAAGATTCAAAGTAGGACTGCCATAAACTCTAGATTATAATCTCACAATATTTTCGTATAACTTTTTTGTAACTTTCTGTTACCAGTAGTAGTTCTAAATGGCCAGAAAACTTGTTGGTAGTTCACGGATTACGGATGGCCATTGGTCTTGTCTTGAAGAAGAGTCAGGGCGCTGGAAGAGAAGTCACGCAGGACATGTAGCGTGTTGCGCTGCATCTGTAAGCTGTCACGTGAAAACTGCTTCTGGGTCTGAACCAAACGTTGCATTGATTCTGCAAGGGACTCAAGGGAGCGAGAAAGCGACCCTATCAGCTGTGTAGTGGCCTGCTGCTCCTGCAGGCTGAGTGAGGCACTTTGGGCTAAATGCTCCCGTAGGCTGGGCTGATCCGTGGGAGATGGCCGGGGAGGAGGTGGAGGCGGAGCTGGAACTGAATGTGATGAGGATGCTCCAGAGGGTGGAGTCAGGGTTGCAATACCGATTGCTGGACGACCGTTGAATGTGCTGTGATTTGGTTGTTCTCGCATATTGCTTTTCTCACCACTGGGATGGCTGAGGAATCCAAGAGGATTTATAGTATTCTGATCTTTTTGGCATCCTGGTTCAATAAATGGCATGATAGTGTCTGgatcaacaacaaaacaaaatgtaGGCATATGCATTGTAAATACACAAAGTATCACTTAATGTTTAAACAGTAGTAGCAAAATTTTAACTAGTAAAAGAATATACAAATATTATAGCGAGTATTCCTGTTGTGTCCTACCTTCCTTTTCTAAGGTGTCCGTCTCGAAGTCCGTAAGCGGCACTGCTGAATCATCTattatttaatttcaaaacaATTATATTTTAGTGAATCGGACATATAACAAACACGCAGTAAATAATTTACTTATTCAACTAAAATAAAACGAAACTCACAGCTATACATCATATCTGTAGGTGGCACAACATCTCTTTTCCCTGGGATCCTAGTATGGATAGGAGGTGGCATTGCTAGGCCAAATGAATGAGGCATACCATTTGCAAAGCCCGAGGAGCTATGTGGTATCTCAGAAACACCTAGACTATCCTCATTGTCGTCATCCATTTGCTCATCAGTTGCCATAGCTGTCATGTTTTTGCTAGACATCTGAAGGATCTGATGCACCATGGCTTCCACAGGTGAAAGCTCT from Paramisgurnus dabryanus chromosome 8, PD_genome_1.1, whole genome shotgun sequence includes:
- the LOC135770967 gene encoding uncharacterized protein; the protein is MSGFLPYHYRGPDGSLTRFKKRKSRFTFQEVELLLNEVQRKRHILVGRFNRGISKELKHHTWAALTDRINEVSECHREVIEVIKKWADLKCDTKRRVAAMKAAGATPAYIAQELSPVEAMVHQILQMSSKNMTAMATDEQMDDDNEDSLGVSEIPHSSSGFANGMPHSFGLAMPPPIHTRIPGKRDVVPPTDMMYSYDSAVPLTDFETDTLEKEDTIMPFIEPGCQKDQNTINPLGFLSHPSGEKSNMREQPNHSTFNGRPAIGIATLTPPSGASSSHSVPAPPPPPPRPSPTDQPSLREHLAQSASLSLQEQQATTQLIGSLSRSLESLAESMQRLVQTQKQFSRDSLQMQRNTLHVLRDFSSSALTLLQDKTNGHP